The following are encoded in a window of Thermodesulfobacterium geofontis OPF15 genomic DNA:
- a CDS encoding radical SAM protein: protein MICKVCKEEKPIISKILEVCLDCLRNFPEKTKPFIEKAHQESRKPFKLPPFPPSAEKGIKCKICGNECKIPENHFGFCGLRKNIKGRLIGPTYKKAKVSWYLDPLPTNCVADWVCPAGTGCGYPEFAYKPGAEYGYYNLAVFFHACSLDCLFCQNWHFRDLTLRPETKSIEDFLNALTPKVACICYFGGDPSPQLPFAIKASEEALKNKKNKILRICWETNGLMNKNMLKKVIELSLISGGCIKFDLKAWNENLHIALTGVSNKKILENFAFVSQYIKMRPKVPLLIASTLLIPGYIDEKEINELSKFIANLNPEIPYRLLAFYPHFYMRDLPLTSKDLAYRCYEIAKKNGLKRVSIGNIHLLH from the coding sequence ATGATTTGCAAAGTATGTAAAGAAGAAAAACCCATTATTTCTAAGATTTTAGAAGTTTGTTTAGATTGTTTAAGAAACTTTCCAGAAAAAACAAAACCTTTTATAGAGAAAGCTCATCAAGAAAGTAGAAAACCCTTTAAGCTTCCTCCATTTCCTCCTTCTGCAGAAAAGGGTATAAAATGCAAAATTTGTGGAAATGAGTGTAAAATTCCTGAAAATCATTTTGGTTTTTGTGGATTAAGAAAAAATATAAAAGGAAGACTAATAGGACCAACTTATAAAAAGGCTAAAGTTTCTTGGTATCTTGATCCTTTACCTACTAATTGTGTAGCAGATTGGGTTTGTCCAGCAGGAACAGGCTGTGGATATCCTGAATTTGCTTATAAACCGGGAGCTGAATATGGTTACTATAATTTAGCTGTATTTTTTCATGCCTGTAGCCTTGATTGTCTCTTCTGCCAAAATTGGCATTTTAGAGATCTTACCTTAAGACCCGAAACTAAATCAATAGAAGATTTTTTAAATGCTTTAACACCAAAAGTTGCTTGTATTTGTTATTTTGGAGGAGATCCATCTCCGCAACTTCCCTTTGCTATTAAAGCCTCTGAAGAGGCTTTAAAAAATAAAAAGAATAAAATTCTTAGAATTTGTTGGGAAACCAATGGTCTAATGAACAAAAATATGCTTAAAAAGGTTATTGAACTTTCATTAATTTCTGGTGGTTGTATAAAATTTGATCTAAAAGCTTGGAATGAAAATCTACATATTGCTTTAACTGGGGTATCAAATAAAAAAATTCTTGAAAATTTTGCGTTTGTTTCTCAATACATAAAGATGAGACCAAAAGTGCCTTTATTAATTGCAAGCACTCTTCTTATCCCAGGGTATATAGATGAAAAAGAAATCAATGAACTTTCTAAATTTATAGCTAATTTAAATCCTGAAATTCCTTATAGATTACTTGCCTTCTACCCACATTTTTATATGAGAGATTTGCCTTTAACTTCTAAAGATTTAGCTTATCGATGTTATGAAATAGCTAAAAAAAATGGGCTAAAAAGAGTTTCTATAGGTAATATCCATCTTTTACATTAA
- the folP gene encoding dihydropteroate synthase — MFPPLALGSKILDWKNSPYFVGILNVTPDSFSDGGKYLNMESALKRVKELLEEGAEIIDVGGESTRPFSDPVPEEEELKRVIPVIKAIKSEFPEAIISIDTYKSKVAEEALKAGANIVNDISALRFDPKMIEVVRDFGCPIIIMHMQGNPKTMQINPTYKDVVKEIKEFLKKRIEFLVKKGIPFENIIIDPGIGFGKTFSHNLQILKNLDSFKELNRPLMIGHSRKSFIGEIINKPPSLRDGGTVGVSLFAYLKGVQFLRVHKVDINKDALSTFKFLIEN; from the coding sequence ATGTTTCCACCTTTAGCCTTAGGTTCTAAAATTTTAGACTGGAAAAATTCTCCCTATTTTGTAGGGATATTAAATGTTACCCCTGATTCTTTTTCAGACGGGGGAAAATACTTAAATATGGAATCTGCCTTAAAAAGAGTAAAAGAACTTTTAGAAGAAGGAGCTGAAATTATTGATGTAGGAGGTGAATCAACTCGCCCTTTTTCTGATCCAGTTCCCGAGGAAGAGGAATTAAAAAGAGTGATACCTGTAATTAAAGCTATTAAAAGTGAGTTTCCAGAAGCCATTATCTCTATAGATACTTATAAAAGTAAAGTAGCTGAAGAAGCTTTAAAAGCTGGAGCAAATATAGTTAATGATATAAGTGCTTTGCGTTTTGATCCAAAAATGATTGAAGTAGTAAGAGATTTTGGTTGTCCTATTATAATTATGCATATGCAAGGTAATCCAAAAACTATGCAAATTAATCCTACTTATAAGGATGTAGTTAAAGAAATTAAAGAATTTTTAAAAAAAAGAATTGAATTTTTAGTAAAAAAGGGAATTCCCTTTGAAAATATAATAATTGATCCTGGTATAGGATTTGGGAAAACTTTCAGCCATAATTTACAAATTCTTAAAAATCTTGATTCTTTTAAAGAGCTTAATCGCCCTCTTATGATAGGACATTCAAGAAAAAGTTTTATCGGAGAAATCATAAACAAACCCCCTTCTCTTAGAGATGGAGGAACTGTGGGGGTTTCTCTTTTTGCTTATTTGAAAGGGGTACAATTTTTAAGGGTTCATAAGGTAGATATTAATAAAGATGCACTTTCTACTTTCAAATTTCTAATAGAAAATTAA
- the ftsH gene encoding ATP-dependent zinc metalloprotease FtsH has product MKNFGKTLAIWIVISILVLVFYNFFFSEKGFYSTLNTNNVSYSEFLEKVNNNQIKEVTIEGKKIIGKLSSGDQIITYAPDDTELIPLLKQKNIKIVAKPENQNSWLTSFLISWLPFLILIVLWIVFLKQLQPSNKPFSFIKSRAKLIKEGNTKVTFNDVAGIEEVKEELQDIVEFLKNPQKFTKLGARIPKGILLVGPPGTGKTLLAKAIAGEAGVPFFSISGSDFVEMFVGVGAARVRDLFSQAKAHAPCIIFIDEIDAVGRQRGAGLGGGHDEREQTLNQLLVEMDGFDTGEGIVVLAATNRPDILDPALLRPGRFDRQVYVPPPDVNGREAILRLYAKKFKVDESIDFKAIAKGTPGFTGADLENMLNEAALIAAKKGKEKIEIEDLEEAKDKILIGKERKGIVLNEEERKIIAYHEAGHALVAYYLPDPDPVHKISIIPRGQALGVTQQLPLDDRHIYTEDYLLKKITVLLGGRVSEELVFNKVSSGAQDDLKRATQIARKMVCNWGMSKKLGPVTFGRSEEHIFLGREMFQIKDFSEETARIIDEEVKNIILSCYEKAKTILNQYLHKLHKIAQTLLEEETIDADRFKLILEGH; this is encoded by the coding sequence ATGAAAAATTTCGGGAAAACTCTTGCTATTTGGATAGTTATAAGTATTTTAGTTTTAGTTTTTTATAACTTCTTTTTTTCAGAAAAAGGGTTTTATTCTACCCTTAATACCAATAATGTAAGTTACTCTGAATTTTTAGAAAAAGTAAATAATAACCAAATTAAAGAAGTAACTATAGAAGGTAAAAAAATTATAGGAAAACTCTCTTCAGGTGACCAAATAATAACTTATGCCCCTGATGATACTGAATTAATACCTCTTTTAAAGCAAAAAAACATAAAAATTGTTGCCAAACCTGAAAATCAAAATAGCTGGCTTACTTCATTTCTTATTTCTTGGCTTCCCTTTTTAATATTAATTGTACTTTGGATTGTTTTTTTAAAACAATTACAACCTTCAAATAAACCTTTTTCTTTCATAAAAAGTAGAGCTAAATTAATTAAGGAAGGAAATACAAAAGTTACTTTCAATGATGTAGCAGGGATAGAAGAAGTTAAAGAAGAACTTCAAGATATAGTTGAATTTCTCAAAAATCCTCAAAAATTTACTAAGTTGGGGGCTCGTATACCGAAAGGAATTTTACTGGTAGGACCTCCTGGTACAGGAAAAACTCTTCTTGCTAAAGCTATTGCTGGAGAAGCAGGGGTGCCCTTTTTCAGTATAAGTGGTTCTGATTTCGTTGAGATGTTTGTAGGAGTAGGTGCTGCAAGGGTAAGAGATCTTTTTTCTCAAGCAAAGGCACATGCTCCTTGTATTATTTTTATTGATGAAATCGATGCAGTAGGAAGACAAAGAGGAGCTGGCCTTGGTGGAGGACACGATGAAAGAGAACAAACTTTAAATCAATTGCTGGTTGAGATGGATGGTTTTGACACAGGGGAAGGTATTGTTGTCTTAGCTGCTACAAATAGGCCAGATATTTTAGATCCAGCACTTTTAAGACCTGGAAGATTTGATAGACAAGTATATGTACCTCCTCCAGATGTTAATGGAAGAGAAGCCATTTTAAGACTTTATGCTAAAAAGTTCAAAGTAGATGAATCTATTGATTTTAAAGCTATAGCAAAAGGTACACCTGGTTTTACTGGAGCTGATTTAGAAAATATGCTTAATGAAGCTGCTTTAATTGCTGCTAAAAAGGGTAAAGAGAAAATAGAAATTGAAGATTTAGAAGAAGCAAAAGATAAAATTCTTATTGGAAAAGAAAGAAAAGGGATTGTTTTGAATGAAGAAGAAAGGAAAATTATAGCCTACCACGAAGCAGGGCATGCTTTAGTGGCTTATTATCTTCCCGATCCTGATCCTGTTCATAAAATAAGTATAATCCCAAGAGGACAAGCATTAGGAGTTACTCAGCAATTACCTTTAGATGATAGACACATTTATACAGAAGATTATTTGCTAAAGAAAATTACAGTTCTTCTTGGGGGAAGAGTGAGTGAAGAATTAGTTTTCAATAAAGTAAGTAGCGGTGCACAAGACGATTTAAAAAGGGCTACCCAAATTGCAAGAAAAATGGTATGTAATTGGGGAATGAGTAAAAAATTAGGTCCTGTAACCTTTGGAAGAAGTGAAGAACATATTTTTTTAGGTAGAGAAATGTTCCAAATTAAAGATTTTTCAGAAGAAACCGCTCGTATAATAGATGAAGAAGTAAAAAATATTATATTAAGTTGTTATGAAAAGGCTAAAACTATATTAAATCAATATTTACATAAACTTCATAAAATTGCTCAAACTTTGTTAGAGGAAGAAACTATAGATGCAGATAGATTTAAATTAATTCTTGAAGGACATTAA
- the tilS gene encoding tRNA lysidine(34) synthetase TilS — MFIQTIKRFIEKFQLFQKGDRVLLGVSGGLDSVVLLETLYLLKKEYNLSLFVSHYDHKIRRDSYKDALFVYQLCKERKIPFFYTASSVPAYAKREGLSLEMAGRELRYNLWYYLAKKYDFQKIALAHHLDDLAEEIFMKLIKGTGKRGLAGIPVKREDLIVRPLLFVTKEEIKKFALERGLTWREDETNKDLRFLRNKIRHILIPFLENNFNKKIKENIRKTAFLIAEEEELIEELAKSKFEEIKFYLEGEVALKLHELKQIHPVLRKRIYFLAFKEAKIPLFRITYPHLENLENLITKKTKGPIYLPGNFLAYRGPGYIIFTKKLFSFPYFEIVVSKEGEYLLPNNRILKVFRAPFTKDFIKPENSMSFPAERLTFPFIVRRKKPGDKIYIPSLGHKKLKKFFLEKKIPHYLREDILLIEREKEIVGVWNLYIHPEYEITDKTKELIILQIK; from the coding sequence ATGTTTATCCAAACAATTAAAAGATTTATTGAGAAGTTTCAATTATTCCAAAAAGGTGATAGGGTTCTTCTTGGGGTTTCAGGAGGTCTTGATTCAGTTGTACTTTTAGAAACCTTATATCTTTTAAAAAAAGAATATAATCTAAGTCTTTTCGTATCCCATTATGATCATAAGATTCGTAGAGATTCTTATAAAGATGCGCTTTTTGTCTACCAACTTTGTAAGGAAAGGAAAATTCCCTTTTTTTATACTGCTTCTTCAGTTCCAGCTTATGCTAAAAGAGAAGGCTTAAGCTTAGAAATGGCAGGAAGAGAATTAAGATATAATCTTTGGTATTATTTAGCTAAAAAATATGACTTTCAAAAAATAGCCCTTGCCCATCATTTAGATGACCTTGCAGAAGAAATTTTTATGAAACTTATTAAAGGTACCGGAAAAAGAGGACTTGCCGGTATCCCAGTTAAGAGAGAAGATTTAATTGTAAGACCCCTTTTATTTGTAACCAAAGAAGAAATTAAGAAATTTGCTTTAGAAAGAGGTCTAACCTGGAGGGAAGATGAAACAAATAAAGATTTGAGATTTTTGAGAAATAAAATAAGACACATTTTAATTCCTTTTTTAGAAAATAATTTTAATAAAAAAATCAAAGAAAATATAAGGAAAACCGCCTTTCTAATAGCTGAGGAAGAAGAACTTATTGAAGAACTTGCTAAAAGCAAATTTGAAGAAATAAAATTTTACTTGGAAGGGGAAGTAGCTTTAAAACTTCATGAATTAAAACAAATTCATCCTGTTTTAAGAAAAAGAATATATTTTCTTGCTTTTAAAGAGGCAAAAATCCCTTTATTTAGAATAACTTATCCCCATCTTGAAAATTTAGAAAATTTAATAACTAAAAAAACTAAAGGACCCATATATTTGCCAGGAAATTTTTTAGCTTATAGAGGACCTGGTTATATAATTTTTACTAAAAAACTTTTTTCTTTTCCCTATTTTGAAATTGTCGTCTCAAAAGAAGGTGAATATCTTTTACCTAATAACAGAATACTTAAGGTTTTTAGAGCCCCCTTTACCAAAGATTTTATAAAACCAGAAAATAGCATGTCTTTTCCTGCTGAAAGACTTACTTTTCCTTTTATTGTAAGGAGAAAAAAACCAGGAGATAAAATATACATTCCTTCTCTCGGGCATAAAAAACTAAAAAAATTTTTCTTAGAAAAAAAAATTCCCCATTATTTAAGAGAAGATATATTACTTATAGAAAGAGAAAAAGAAATTGTAGGGGTGTGGAACCTATATATTCATCCTGAATACGAAATAACTGACAAAACAAAAGAGCTTATAATTTTACAAATTAAATAA
- a CDS encoding 4Fe-4S binding protein, which translates to MKRKWFQLVSTFVHNGYVGFLANSNIYTGFLKNLCGPGLNCHSCPASLFACPLGILQNFLISIRILPWQALIGSFFYILGFFLFFGLFLGRFICGWLCPFGFLQDLIYKIPFFKKQIKFPLHIENYLKFIFLIFFVILLPLFIINEIGYGILWFCKYICPAGTIEAGYFNLFLQPSLFFLIGFVFYLKTFILVIVLILCLINFRFFCKNLCPLGLIYGLFNKIGILRLSLIKNNCNSCKVCEKVCPVNLSLPEEINSIECIRCLNCLKICPTKAIKLEIYKPYEISDCQT; encoded by the coding sequence ATGAAAAGAAAATGGTTTCAGTTAGTTTCAACCTTTGTTCATAATGGTTATGTGGGCTTTTTAGCAAATTCTAATATTTATACCGGATTTCTTAAAAATTTATGCGGACCGGGACTAAATTGCCACTCTTGTCCTGCTAGTTTATTTGCTTGTCCTTTAGGAATTTTACAAAATTTTCTTATCTCTATAAGGATCCTTCCTTGGCAGGCTTTGATAGGTTCTTTTTTTTATATTCTTGGTTTTTTTTTATTTTTTGGGCTTTTCTTAGGAAGATTTATATGTGGTTGGCTCTGCCCTTTTGGATTTTTACAAGACCTTATATATAAAATACCTTTCTTTAAAAAACAAATTAAATTTCCTCTGCATATAGAAAATTATTTAAAATTTATATTTCTAATTTTTTTTGTAATCCTTTTACCTCTTTTTATAATAAATGAAATCGGTTATGGAATTTTATGGTTTTGCAAATATATATGTCCTGCAGGAACTATAGAAGCTGGATATTTTAATCTTTTTCTCCAACCTTCCTTATTTTTTCTTATAGGTTTTGTTTTTTATCTAAAAACTTTTATTTTAGTTATAGTTCTGATTTTATGTTTAATAAATTTTAGATTTTTCTGTAAAAATCTCTGCCCTTTAGGGCTTATATATGGATTGTTTAATAAAATAGGAATTTTAAGACTTTCTTTAATTAAAAATAATTGTAATTCTTGCAAGGTTTGTGAAAAAGTTTGTCCTGTAAATTTAAGTCTTCCTGAAGAGATTAACTCTATAGAATGTATAAGATGTTTAAATTGTCTTAAAATATGCCCTACTAAGGCTATTAAATTAGAAATATATAAGCCCTATGAAATATCCGATTGTCAAACTTAA
- the glmM gene encoding phosphoglucosamine mutase, with amino-acid sequence MKKKLFGTDGIRGEANVFPMLPEIALQVGRAIGYLFKNHNVHFSKVLIGKDTRLSGYIFESSLVAGLCSMGVSTFLVGPLPTPAIAFLTKDMRADAGVMISASHNPYYDNGIKIFDKNGYKLPDELEEKIENLIFDETFSTKRCLKNELGKAYRIKDAPGRYAVHLKSVVPPHLNFEGLKIVIDCANGAAYQIGPQVLEELGAEVIPIGCSPNGININDNCGALYPEKTKELVIQNKAHLGIALDGDGDRIVVIDEKGNLIDGDDILALFALDFKNKGILLNNVVVGTIMSNLGLEKFLEKQGISFVRTSVGDRYVLMKMKELGSILGGETSGHIIFLDKATTGDGLLTGIRLISLIKEKEKPLSELIPLFEKFPQVMINVKVKEKKPIEEIEGLEEKIKLAKSKLEKNGRIIIRPSGTEPKYRIMVEGDKKELIEEIAKELANFIRQKLNK; translated from the coding sequence ATGAAAAAGAAATTGTTTGGAACTGACGGAATAAGAGGTGAAGCGAATGTATTCCCTATGCTTCCTGAAATAGCTTTACAAGTAGGAAGAGCTATAGGATATTTGTTTAAAAATCATAATGTCCATTTTAGCAAAGTTCTTATTGGAAAAGATACTCGTCTTTCTGGATATATATTTGAATCTTCTTTAGTTGCTGGTCTTTGTTCTATGGGAGTGTCAACCTTTTTAGTGGGACCTTTACCAACTCCTGCTATAGCTTTTTTAACTAAAGATATGCGAGCTGATGCAGGAGTAATGATTTCAGCCTCTCATAACCCTTATTATGATAATGGAATAAAAATTTTCGATAAAAATGGATATAAACTTCCAGATGAATTAGAAGAAAAAATAGAAAATCTTATCTTTGATGAAACCTTTTCTACAAAAAGATGTTTAAAAAATGAACTTGGTAAGGCTTATAGAATTAAAGATGCTCCTGGAAGGTATGCAGTACATTTAAAGTCAGTAGTTCCTCCTCATTTAAATTTTGAAGGATTAAAAATTGTTATAGATTGTGCAAATGGAGCTGCTTATCAAATAGGACCTCAGGTTTTAGAAGAACTCGGAGCTGAGGTTATTCCTATAGGATGTAGTCCTAACGGAATAAACATAAATGATAATTGTGGAGCTTTGTATCCGGAAAAAACAAAAGAATTAGTTATACAAAATAAAGCCCATCTCGGGATAGCACTTGATGGAGACGGAGATAGAATTGTAGTAATTGATGAAAAGGGAAATCTAATAGACGGAGACGATATATTAGCTCTTTTTGCTCTTGATTTCAAAAATAAAGGCATTCTTTTAAACAATGTTGTTGTTGGAACTATAATGAGTAATTTAGGATTAGAAAAATTTTTGGAAAAACAAGGCATATCTTTTGTTAGGACTTCTGTAGGAGATAGGTATGTGCTTATGAAAATGAAAGAATTGGGAAGTATATTGGGAGGAGAAACTTCGGGACATATAATTTTTCTTGATAAAGCAACTACTGGTGATGGACTTCTTACAGGAATAAGACTAATTTCTTTAATAAAAGAAAAAGAAAAACCTCTTTCAGAACTTATTCCCCTTTTTGAAAAATTTCCTCAGGTGATGATAAATGTAAAAGTTAAAGAAAAAAAACCAATAGAAGAAATAGAGGGGCTTGAAGAAAAAATAAAATTAGCAAAATCTAAATTAGAAAAAAATGGAAGAATTATAATTAGACCTTCTGGAACCGAGCCTAAATACAGAATAATGGTTGAAGGAGATAAAAAAGAATTAATAGAAGAAATAGCTAAAGAGCTTGCAAATTTTATAAGACAAAAACTTAATAAATGA
- a CDS encoding CdaR family protein, whose protein sequence is MKFKREHKLKIISFFLAIILWYFVVLGKPIEKELEIPIIRKNFNPNYLVELNPSEVVLKVEATRRILRNFPSNNLKLEIDLSKYPPGVHQIRVPIEKLNLPSDLKIKELKPDSITLIIKRLDVKKVPVKPIYETEENFPKRFKLIIKPSYVVIKAPIEVLVNTYYITTQPLDILKLKIKKEVEAELAIPPGVISVYPEKVKVIYHE, encoded by the coding sequence ATGAAATTCAAAAGGGAACATAAATTAAAAATCATCTCCTTTTTTTTAGCTATTATCCTTTGGTATTTTGTTGTTTTGGGGAAACCTATAGAAAAGGAACTTGAAATTCCTATAATTAGAAAAAATTTTAACCCCAATTATTTAGTAGAACTAAATCCTTCTGAGGTTGTTTTAAAAGTTGAAGCTACAAGAAGAATCCTAAGAAATTTTCCTTCTAACAATTTGAAATTAGAAATAGACCTATCAAAATATCCCCCAGGAGTTCACCAAATAAGAGTACCTATAGAAAAATTAAACCTACCTTCAGATTTAAAAATAAAGGAGCTTAAACCTGATTCAATAACTTTGATAATAAAAAGATTAGATGTTAAAAAAGTTCCTGTAAAACCTATTTATGAAACTGAAGAAAATTTTCCTAAAAGATTTAAACTTATAATTAAACCCTCATATGTAGTTATAAAAGCTCCCATAGAAGTTTTAGTTAATACCTATTATATAACTACTCAGCCCTTAGATATTTTAAAACTAAAAATAAAAAAAGAGGTAGAAGCTGAACTAGCTATTCCTCCTGGTGTAATATCTGTGTATCCTGAAAAAGTGAAAGTCATTTATCATGAATGA
- a CDS encoding class I SAM-dependent rRNA methyltransferase translates to MKYPIVKLNKRGVKKYLENHLWFSSQEIFQFEKIKNEIPAGSLVNITSEDNFFLGCGYFNPKSYYSLKLLTKENIVIDEEFFLKRFSKAMELRKIFYPKESCFRLIFSEGDFLPGLIIDIYENVAVVQIQTLGMEKLKDFIITALKKLFDFKAIVLKNDSSKRLEEGLELYIEIAYGKTEEIILAEMDEIKFLIPILKGQKSGFFLDQRENRRFIKNIAKNWIVLDGFSYIGAFAFYALKGGAKKAYLIDRSDFALGLAEEVAKINGYKDKIVPIQGDVLQILKNPPQSNLLILDPPAFIKTFKDIKAGEKKYENLYFLGIKALEKGFLFAFSCSYFLKLEKMKGIIKNSLKRLNKEGTIIFQGFQAPDHPINPSVEETFYLKGLGIYVQ, encoded by the coding sequence ATGAAATATCCGATTGTCAAACTTAATAAAAGAGGTGTTAAAAAATATTTGGAAAATCATTTGTGGTTTTCTTCTCAAGAGATTTTTCAATTTGAAAAAATTAAAAATGAAATTCCGGCAGGCTCCTTAGTAAATATAACTTCAGAAGATAATTTCTTTCTTGGGTGTGGATATTTTAACCCAAAAAGTTATTATTCTTTAAAACTTCTTACTAAAGAAAATATAGTTATCGATGAAGAATTTTTCTTAAAAAGATTTTCTAAAGCCATGGAATTAAGAAAAATTTTTTATCCAAAAGAAAGTTGTTTTAGGCTTATTTTTTCTGAGGGGGATTTTTTACCTGGACTTATTATAGATATTTATGAAAATGTAGCTGTCGTTCAGATACAAACTCTGGGAATGGAAAAATTGAAGGATTTTATAATAACTGCTCTTAAAAAACTTTTTGATTTTAAAGCTATAGTTTTAAAAAACGATTCCTCTAAAAGATTAGAAGAGGGCCTTGAGCTTTATATAGAAATAGCTTATGGTAAAACAGAAGAAATAATTTTAGCTGAAATGGATGAAATAAAATTTTTGATACCCATTTTAAAAGGACAAAAATCTGGTTTCTTTTTAGATCAAAGAGAAAACAGAAGATTTATCAAAAATATAGCAAAAAATTGGATAGTTTTAGATGGATTCTCTTATATAGGAGCTTTTGCTTTCTATGCTTTAAAAGGTGGAGCTAAAAAAGCTTACCTTATTGACAGATCAGATTTTGCCTTAGGTTTAGCTGAAGAGGTAGCCAAAATTAATGGATATAAAGATAAAATAGTACCTATACAAGGTGATGTTTTACAAATTCTTAAAAACCCTCCACAATCAAACCTTCTTATCCTTGATCCTCCTGCTTTTATAAAAACCTTTAAAGATATAAAAGCAGGAGAAAAAAAATATGAAAATCTTTATTTTTTAGGAATCAAAGCTTTAGAAAAGGGGTTTTTATTTGCTTTTTCTTGTTCCTATTTTTTAAAGCTTGAAAAAATGAAAGGGATAATTAAAAATAGTTTAAAAAGACTAAATAAAGAGGGAACTATTATTTTTCAAGGGTTTCAAGCACCGGATCATCCAATTAATCCTTCTGTCGAGGAAACTTTTTATTTAAAAGGTTTAGGGATTTATGTACAATGA
- the cdaA gene encoding diadenylate cyclase CdaA: MNLYFEKLWEVSKTLTIKDILDIAIVTFIIYRILLLIQGSRALQMAAGLIIIVLLYLISDVFQLLTLNWILNTFMSSIFILIIIVFQDDIRKALAQIGKPTFLKIQTEFSYEIEEIVKAVTTLAEKRIGALIVIEREISLKDFLENATIIDSKVTKELLISIFNPKSPLHDGAVVISKGKILAAGVILPLSTNPDIAKDLGTRHRAAIGITEITDAISIVVSEETGYISLAVSGKIIRDITPATLRKMLSQLLGFESKAPWWVRIGYEIQKGT; the protein is encoded by the coding sequence TTGAATCTTTACTTTGAAAAATTATGGGAAGTTTCTAAAACCTTAACTATTAAAGATATTTTAGATATAGCTATTGTAACTTTTATTATATACAGAATCCTTCTTTTAATTCAGGGAAGTAGAGCTTTACAGATGGCTGCAGGATTAATTATAATAGTTTTATTATATCTTATATCAGATGTTTTTCAGCTTTTAACTTTAAATTGGATTTTGAACACCTTTATGTCTTCTATTTTTATTCTTATTATTATTGTATTTCAGGATGATATAAGAAAAGCTCTTGCTCAAATTGGAAAACCCACTTTTTTAAAAATTCAAACTGAATTTTCTTACGAAATAGAAGAAATTGTAAAAGCTGTCACGACTTTAGCAGAAAAAAGAATAGGTGCACTTATTGTTATAGAAAGAGAAATCAGTCTCAAAGATTTTTTAGAGAATGCAACCATAATTGATTCTAAAGTAACTAAGGAACTTTTAATCAGTATTTTTAATCCCAAAAGTCCTTTACATGATGGAGCAGTTGTAATTAGTAAAGGAAAAATTCTTGCTGCTGGAGTTATTTTGCCTCTTTCTACCAATCCAGATATAGCAAAAGATTTGGGAACAAGACATAGAGCAGCCATAGGAATTACTGAAATTACAGATGCAATATCCATAGTAGTTTCAGAAGAAACAGGTTATATTTCCTTAGCAGTTAGTGGTAAAATAATAAGGGATATCACTCCTGCTACTTTAAGAAAAATGCTTTCTCAACTTTTAGGATTTGAATCTAAAGCTCCTTGGTGGGTAAGAATAGGTTATGAAATTCAAAAGGGAACATAA